CGGGTCGGCCATCTCCCGGACCATTCTGGGAGCGGTCGAACGGTCTTCGAACACGGTGACGGTGTGGAGCTTCCAGAAAGTCACGGGTGGCGACCGGACTCCGACGCCCAAACCCCGTCTGACCGTCGAACGGCCGATCATCCTGGCCGAAGACACGACAGAAAAGAGTCCCGCCGCCGGTTCCTAGACTGTTTGACCTCCGGCTTGTCCTGACGCTCCCCGGGAAGACTCCTCATATTCCGGGCAGAGGTCGATTTCTGTCGTCGCCCGTTCGAAAAACACTTTGAGGAAAAGGCCAAACGTGGAGAAAAGCCGGTAGCGGATGATCGGCAGCTTGTGGATATAGACCAGGTTCCAGAGAAACCATCCCAAGATGCCGCTCAGGGTAAACTGCTTGGCGGAAAGCAGGGCGTAGTTGTCTCCGATCGAGACGAAACCGCCCACATGATTGTGTGCAAAAATCTTTTCCGGTTTCCGGGACAACCGGGCCACGATGTTTTGGGCGACCGTGCGCGCCTGACGAACCGCGGTCTGGGCGGTCGGCGGATAAGGGCGTCCTTCCCAGGGATTCAGACACGACGCATTGTCTCCCACGACCCAGACGTGTTCCATGGACAGGCTTTCCAGCGTCCCCTTGACCCGAATCCTGTTTTGCCCGTCTTTTTCAAACGGAAGCGAGGCGACTAACGGATTGGTCCGGACCCCCGCGGCCCAGACGAGCGTTTCCGCCCGGATCGGGGGCTTTCCGGAAAGACTCATGACGCCTTTTCGATATTCTTCCAGCCGGCCTTCCAGAATCACCTCGATCCCGATCTTCCGGAGCCGGTCGAGCGCTTCCAGAGACAGCTTTTCCGGGAGCGACGGGAGAATTTTTCCGGTGGCTTCGACAAGGATGACGCGGATCTCGTCTTTCGAGATCCGACGGCCAAAGTCCCGGAGAAGCTCCCGATGCGCGTATTCATGAATCTCGCCCGCCAGCTCGACGCCCGTCGGCCCTCCCCCGACAACCACGAATGTCAGGGCCGCCCGGCGGGCTTCGGAATCCTCTTCCCAATAGGCCTTTTCGAACATCCGTATCAGATGGTTGTTGATCGCGGACGCATCTTTCAGGGATTTCAGGGTAAAAATATTTTCAAGACGGGACTCGAGACCATAAAAGTTGGTTTCGCTCCCCAGAGAGATCACCAGATCATCGAACGGGAGAGCCCGGTGTTCCGTCTGCACAATTTTGTTCTGGAGATCGATGTTCCGGACCTCCCCGATATGGGCATGAACCCTCGTCCGCCGAAAGATTTTTCGGACCGAATGGGCGATGTAGCGTGGCTCCAGAGAACCCGTGGCCGTGCTGTGAAGCATGGGGGTGAACAAAAAGTAGTTCCGGCGATCAATGACCGTGATCCAGACATTCGGGTGTTTTTTGAGGAACCTGTCCAGATAGACGGCCGTATAGAGACCGCCAAAACCCGCTCCCAGTATCAGGATCCGATAGGGTTTTTCCGCGGACCCGGTCCCGGACATGTCTTTGGGGTGAACCTCAGCCATTCTCTTCTCCTTCATCCGCCGGAAACTTCATCCGGCACAGTTCCTCCTCTCCCCGCCAACGCAAGGAGAGGAGATACAAACCACCTGTCCACAGGATCGTCGGGAAGGTGACCCCGACGGTCTGAACAACGACAGGAGCCATTTGGGGCAACAGATAATAGAACGTGACTCCGAGTCCCAGGGCCAGAAATCCGGGGAGATGGAACCCTCCCCTCCCCCAGTAGCGGGAACCGGGGGAAAGATCATAGAGAGAAGGAACATCCAGTTGCCGTTTCCGGTACCAGAGGTAATCCGTCAGCACAAGGCTCCACAGGGGAATGAAGATCCCCCCGATGGTCGACAGGAATGTCGTGAAGTAACCGATAAAGCTTGCAAAGAACAGGGGCAGGAAGGAGGTCACGACCTGGATCAGGGACACCAGCCCCAGCGCTTTCCGGGAATGCGACGTGTTTTTGGAACGCTTCCACAACGCCTGTAATGCCATGCCGGCGCCATAAAGATTGCTTGAACTGACACTGACGGACGACAGAAAAATGACCGACAGGGCCACGCCCGACAACCCCAGATGTCCCATCAGACGCGCGGGGTCACTGTCCTGGGGGCTGGAATGTCCCGTGGCAAGTCCCAGACCGATGACCCCGATGGCTCCCACCAAAACAAACCAGGCCTGCCCGCTCCAGATGCCCAGCCACGAAGCCCAGACGGCCACTCTCGGATTTTTCGACAATCTGGCAAAATCCCCCACCTGCAGCCAGGTCCAGATATTGATAAACGAAATATCCAGAAGCTGGACGGGTGTCAACACCGGAGCAGCCTTCCCGTAGGACAGAATCCGGGGCAAATCCCACCGGGAGAGAACTTCATAGGTCTCCACACCGCCAAAGCCGACCAAAAGGAGAGACGCGACCCATTTCAGGATCCGGATCGCTTTCGGCCCAAGAGTGGCCACCGTCCCCTGAAGAAGGGCAATCAGAGCGATGGGAAGAATCAGTGCGCCTTTTCCGGACGAAGAGACGCCGTTCACCCCTCCACCATTCCAGATTTGCACGAGGGAAACAGCTCCGATGTAGGTCGTCACCGTCGTCCAGCCGATCTGGACGACCATTTCCGAAATTCCCAGAAAAAGAGAGCCACCCACGACTCCCAGGGCTGGACGGGCGAGAACGACGGTTGTTCCTCCCGTCCGATAGGCCATGTAGGCCAGCGTTGCCCAGGGAAGGATGATCAGGGGAGTCCAGAAAAACGTGTTCCAGAAAAGGAAAGAGACGCCGGAAAGGGCCAGGAGCCCTCCGAAATACCAGCTCGATGCATTCGCCCCATCCCCGAACCAGTTCCAGAAAAGGTCGAAGAATCCGTAGGTTCTCTCCCCTGGAGAAACAGGGCGGATGCCTGTTCTCTCCCGGTCTTGAGCGGACTCTTCCTGCACTGTTCGCATCCTCCTCGCATCGTCTCTTTGTCAGGGTCGAAGCGCTGTCACGGAACGTTTTTCAACAGACCCCAAAAGGCTTTTTCTGTTGAAAAAAAAGACATCCAGTGATAGTGTAAGAGACGTTTGATGCTGAAAGAAAGGGCCTTCGATGTCCGGCAACGAGATCTACGACCACGTTTCCAGAATCAATGTTGTCATGGTTTACGGATTTCTGGCCGTCATGGCGGGAGGATTGATCGTCATTTTCCTCCAGTGGATCTACCAGAGATTCGTCCGTCGCACCCATCCCCCTGAATTCACCGAAAAACCCCGGATTTTCCGCAAGGACTGAAACCGGGAAAACAGCCAAATTTTGACAGACGAGCAGCCATCTTTCTATGTGGATCATTGGGGATGGAGGGTCTCCCGAAAGGGCTCCTTCCGATACACTTGAGTCCTGTTCCCTGGCCGTTTCTGAATGGGCGGACGGGGTCCTTGTCCGTCTCTGGTCGACCGTTGACGGTCCGATCCTTCTTGCCCCCCGTCCAGTCCTGCCGGCCGTGGGTGGCAACATCGATCTGGAGAAGAGTTCAGCGGAGGATCGCGCATCCCGCCCGGTCCTTTCTCCTCGGACTGGAGCCCCCTACCGGCTTTCCACTTTTCCGGAATTTCTCCAGTTTCTCTCCCGGACTCCCATCCGGGGATTTCTTGAGCCTTCGGAAAAACTCCTCACCACTTCCGCCCTGGATTCTTTTCGGGAAGCCCTCCTTTCCACCCGGACACGCCTTCCTCTCCATGTCGTCCTTCCCCCTGAAGTTTCTCCTCCGGCCCTTGGCTCTCCGGTCTCCTTCTGGACGAGAACGTCCGGCCCCGTTTCTTCTGCGGGAACAAAGGCGACTTCCCTGATCCTGAACGGCCGTTTTCTGGTCGCCCCCCCGCCCCCGGATCTTCCCCGCTTCCTTCTTGAGGACGATCTTCAGGATGACCAATGGTCGCTCTATTCCCGTCTTCCCGGCTTCTGGGGCGTCGTGACGAAAACGCCCTACTTCACCCGAAAACGGTTCGAGAGGAAAGGACCGGCCAGCCGATGAAGATCCCCCCCCTGATCGCCATTCTGGGCCGGCCAAACGTCGGGAAGTCCACCCTGTTCAACCGCCTTCTTTCCCGACGGGAAGCCATTGTTGAAGACCGGCCGGGAGTCACCCGGGATCGTCACTACAGCCAGGGAACCATCGGACGGAAAAGCTTCCGGCTTGTCGACACAGGAGGGATTCTGTTCGGGGACGACCATCCCCTTGGAGAATCGATCCGCAAACAGGCTCTCTTTGCTCTGGAAGAAGCGGATGCCGTCATCTACGTCATGGACGGTCGCGAGGGATATCTGCCGGTTGACGCCGATGTCATCGGGCGGATCCGCCGATCGGAAAAACCGTCGGTGTTTGCCGTCAACAAGGTGGACACGGTCAAAACCGAAGAAGTTCTGGCCGACTTCCATCGTCACGGCGTCGCTCCCCTGATCGGCATCTCCGCCGCTCACGGACGAAATGTCGATGCCCTGCTGGATCCCTTTCTGGATCTTATGCCGGACACGGAAGACGCCTTTCCGGTTGATCCGGGCATCCGGTTTTCGGAGGCCTCGGAATCCGATCTTCAGGCCTGGCTCCAGAGGCGAATCGCCGATCCTCCCAGGGTCGCCGTCATCGGGCGACCGAATGTCGGGAAATCGACACTGGTCAATCGGCTATTGGGAGAGGAACGGCTTGTCACAAGCCCGATTCCGGGAACCACCCGGGATGCGATCGACACCCTGGTCACCTTTCGGGACAAAACCTATCATTTCGTCGACACGGCTGGACTCAGAAAGAAAGGGAAAGTGGCGGAAGCCTCGGAACTCTACGCACAGATCCGGACCGACAGGGCCATTCTGGAATCCGAAATCGCCGTTGTTCTCCTGTCGGCCGAAGACGGACTGACGGATGGAGATCTCCGGATCATCCGGCAGGTCATCGATCACCGGAGAGGACTGATTCTTGCCTGGAACAAATGGGACACGCTGAAATCATCCGGTCCATCACAGGCGCCTCCTTTTCGGGACGTCCGGGAACGCTATCCGTTTCTGTCCTTTGCTCCCATGTTCGGTTGTTCCGCCCGGACGGGATTTCATGTCTCCCAGCTCTTCGGACATATTGCGACAGTCCGGGACTGGTACTTTACCCGCATCACGACATCGGAGCTCAACAATCTTCTCCTGCCAATCGTTCAGGCCTCCCCGCCCCCACGGCTCAAGAACTATCCGGTCCGCATCTTTTATGTGACACAAGTGCAGATCGCCCCGACTGTCATCATGGCTTTTTCCAACAAACCGGAAGGGATTTCCCTTCAATACCGGCAATTTCTGTCCCGGAAAATACGGGAAAAATATCCCTTTGTCGGGGTTCCCTTTCTCCTGAAGGTTCAGGCCAAAAGCCGCAAGGATCGGGAGAGAGACGGAAAATAAAAAGGGGAAGGTCCAATGGACCTCCCCCTTTCAAACATCCCGGTCTGAACCGGCTGCCGTCCGGTTATTTCTTCATCTGGCGTTCGGCTTCGAGAATTGTCAGAGTGGTCTTGATCACCGTGTCCGGATTCAGGGAAATTGATTCGATTCCCATCCGGACGAGCTCTTCCGCCACTTCCGGAAAATCGCTGGGAGCCTGTCCGCAAATGCCGGAATGCACGTTGTTGCGCTTGGTTCCTTCCACTGCCATCCGAATGAACGCCATCACACCCGGATCCCGCTCGTCAAACGAATCCGCCAGAATTTCCGAATCCCTGTCCACCCCCAGAGTCATCTGCGTCAGATCGTTCGAACCGATCGAAAAACCGTCAAACAATTTTGAGAACGCATCGATCTGGATGATATTGTTGGGAATTTCGCACATGACAAAGATTTCGAGGCCATTTTTCCCGCGGACAAGCCCGTTTTCCCCCAGAACATCGATAACAGCCTTTCCTTCCTTGAGCGTCCGGCAAAAGGGAATCATGATACGGACATTCGTGAGCCCCATGCCCTCCCGGACACGCCGGATGGCCTGGCACTCCAGGCTGAATCCGTCCCGATAGCGGGGACTTGCGTAACGGGAGGCCCCCCGAAAACCAAGCATCGGATTTTCTTCATGCGGCTCAAAATAGGATCCGCCGATCAGGCTGGCATATTCGTTCGACTTGAAGTCGCTCATGCGAACCGTGACCGGCTTGGGATAGAAGGCTGCGGCGATGGTACCGATACCAAACGCCAGCTTTTCGACAAAGTACTCTTTCTTGTCGGCATAACCGCTCGTCATGCCTTCTATTTCCGCCCGCACCTTCGGATCCAGAACTTTCTCGGGGTGCACCAGCGCCATCGGGTGGATCTTGATGAATCCGTTGACGATGAACTCCAGACGGGCAAGACCGACCCCGTCGTTCGGGATGAAGGAATGGCTGAAAGCCTGATCCGGGTCCCCCAGGTTCATCATCACTTTCGTGCGCGGTCTCTCGAGTTTGTCAAGCTTGGTCCGGTCGACATGAAAGCGGAGAATCCCTTCATAGACCATTCCCGTATCGCCCTGCGCACAGGAAACGGTGACCTGCTGGCCATCCTCCAGTTGATCCGTGGCGCCTTCTGCCCCGACCACAGCCGGAATTCCGAGTTCCCGACTGACAATTGCGGCATGACACGTTCTTCCGCCACGATTGGTGATGATAGCGGCCGCCGTCTTCATGACCGGCTCCCAGTCCGGAGTCGTTGTTTCCGCCACCAGAACTTCTCCGGGCTTGAAATCACGGATCTGGGAAAGGGTCCGGATCACATGCACCTTTCCAGATGCGATCTTCTGACCGACAGACTTTCCACGAACAATGACCCGGCTTTTTTCGTCCAGGGTGTAGGACTCCAGGTAATCATCCTTCTTCTGGGATTCGACGGTCTCCGGACGAGCCTGCACCAGAAAGATTTCACCGGAGATCCCGTCCTTGGCCCATTCCATGTCCATCGGGCGATTCTCTCCTGCTTTCCGGGAGTAATGCTTTTCGACCTTGATGGCGTAATCGGCCAGCACCAGAATCTCGTCGTCCGTCAGACAGAATTTGCGGGCGTCCTCCGCCGACACCCGTTCATTGTGGACCGTTTCCTTGGCATTTCCGAGAGAATAGACCATCCGGAACTGCTTCTGGCCCAGGTTCTTGCGGAT
The sequence above is drawn from the Leptospirillum ferriphilum ML-04 genome and encodes:
- a CDS encoding NAD(P)/FAD-dependent oxidoreductase, whose protein sequence is MAEVHPKDMSGTGSAEKPYRILILGAGFGGLYTAVYLDRFLKKHPNVWITVIDRRNYFLFTPMLHSTATGSLEPRYIAHSVRKIFRRTRVHAHIGEVRNIDLQNKIVQTEHRALPFDDLVISLGSETNFYGLESRLENIFTLKSLKDASAINNHLIRMFEKAYWEEDSEARRAALTFVVVGGGPTGVELAGEIHEYAHRELLRDFGRRISKDEIRVILVEATGKILPSLPEKLSLEALDRLRKIGIEVILEGRLEEYRKGVMSLSGKPPIRAETLVWAAGVRTNPLVASLPFEKDGQNRIRVKGTLESLSMEHVWVVGDNASCLNPWEGRPYPPTAQTAVRQARTVAQNIVARLSRKPEKIFAHNHVGGFVSIGDNYALLSAKQFTLSGILGWFLWNLVYIHKLPIIRYRLFSTFGLFLKVFFERATTEIDLCPEYEESSRGASGQAGGQTV
- the der gene encoding ribosome biogenesis GTPase Der; this translates as MKIPPLIAILGRPNVGKSTLFNRLLSRREAIVEDRPGVTRDRHYSQGTIGRKSFRLVDTGGILFGDDHPLGESIRKQALFALEEADAVIYVMDGREGYLPVDADVIGRIRRSEKPSVFAVNKVDTVKTEEVLADFHRHGVAPLIGISAAHGRNVDALLDPFLDLMPDTEDAFPVDPGIRFSEASESDLQAWLQRRIADPPRVAVIGRPNVGKSTLVNRLLGEERLVTSPIPGTTRDAIDTLVTFRDKTYHFVDTAGLRKKGKVAEASELYAQIRTDRAILESEIAVVLLSAEDGLTDGDLRIIRQVIDHRRGLILAWNKWDTLKSSGPSQAPPFRDVRERYPFLSFAPMFGCSARTGFHVSQLFGHIATVRDWYFTRITTSELNNLLLPIVQASPPPRLKNYPVRIFYVTQVQIAPTVIMAFSNKPEGISLQYRQFLSRKIREKYPFVGVPFLLKVQAKSRKDRERDGK
- the ppsA gene encoding phosphoenolpyruvate synthase, which gives rise to MKYIRFFKEIKLSDLNLVGGKNASLGEAYQELVPQGVKVPNGFAITSEAYWHLLSAAGILDTLKDTLNGLDRHNMDDLARRGKKARDLILGARIPEDLWLEIVQGYEILGKEYGENPDVAVRSSATAEDLPTASFAGQQDTYLNIRGLADLREACLKCFASLFTDRAISYRVDKGFNHFDIALSIGIMKMVRSDKGASGVMFSLDTETGFRDVVFITGAYGLGENVVQGNVDPDEFYVFKPTFETGHKSIIRKNLGQKQFRMVYSLGNAKETVHNERVSAEDARKFCLTDDEILVLADYAIKVEKHYSRKAGENRPMDMEWAKDGISGEIFLVQARPETVESQKKDDYLESYTLDEKSRVIVRGKSVGQKIASGKVHVIRTLSQIRDFKPGEVLVAETTTPDWEPVMKTAAAIITNRGGRTCHAAIVSRELGIPAVVGAEGATDQLEDGQQVTVSCAQGDTGMVYEGILRFHVDRTKLDKLERPRTKVMMNLGDPDQAFSHSFIPNDGVGLARLEFIVNGFIKIHPMALVHPEKVLDPKVRAEIEGMTSGYADKKEYFVEKLAFGIGTIAAAFYPKPVTVRMSDFKSNEYASLIGGSYFEPHEENPMLGFRGASRYASPRYRDGFSLECQAIRRVREGMGLTNVRIMIPFCRTLKEGKAVIDVLGENGLVRGKNGLEIFVMCEIPNNIIQIDAFSKLFDGFSIGSNDLTQMTLGVDRDSEILADSFDERDPGVMAFIRMAVEGTKRNNVHSGICGQAPSDFPEVAEELVRMGIESISLNPDTVIKTTLTILEAERQMKK
- a CDS encoding purine-cytosine permease family protein — translated: MRTVQEESAQDRERTGIRPVSPGERTYGFFDLFWNWFGDGANASSWYFGGLLALSGVSFLFWNTFFWTPLIILPWATLAYMAYRTGGTTVVLARPALGVVGGSLFLGISEMVVQIGWTTVTTYIGAVSLVQIWNGGGVNGVSSSGKGALILPIALIALLQGTVATLGPKAIRILKWVASLLLVGFGGVETYEVLSRWDLPRILSYGKAAPVLTPVQLLDISFINIWTWLQVGDFARLSKNPRVAVWASWLGIWSGQAWFVLVGAIGVIGLGLATGHSSPQDSDPARLMGHLGLSGVALSVIFLSSVSVSSSNLYGAGMALQALWKRSKNTSHSRKALGLVSLIQVVTSFLPLFFASFIGYFTTFLSTIGGIFIPLWSLVLTDYLWYRKRQLDVPSLYDLSPGSRYWGRGGFHLPGFLALGLGVTFYYLLPQMAPVVVQTVGVTFPTILWTGGLYLLSLRWRGEEELCRMKFPADEGEENG